A portion of the Halodesulfovibrio aestuarii DSM 17919 = ATCC 29578 genome contains these proteins:
- a CDS encoding ABC transporter ATP-binding protein → MPFNQNKQIISRIITLFSFYKRKLALILLCLVVFTAASIAYPLLNKMLIDDGVLKQDFTTVCIIVAMMLGTIILSSLAEMLKEFLRADIASGIHQKLVKDAFDSFLRVDIAYFTKKNSAEMLNDLTTDIGNLNKICDNSVFFVVTQLLTFCGGIVGLFVIDQRLAMLVFLFIPVKYLCVHYFSNRQKKQFNVLLNFITSFGHWFGDSLNGIKDIRLFGIQNKMQDEAAKQVFSVANAQRKVTILQSMNLCSEVFFIHSLEAILLLTGAYFILDNSLTMGSLFAFISYSIQVLDPISAVLNIKFLLSGIIPSAERYFLLLDHSSEHCEQGGSESVPEFCELAFKNVSFAYGDKYVLKDANLTVGQGEKIAIIGQNGAGKSTVFSLIERFFKPNQGIITLNGKDISEYDLQKYRASFSAIGQDSFLFNRSVLDNLCMSVSYSENNLIERIKECGLQELQMASSVGENGKQLSGGQRQKILLARALLRNTSWYLFDEATSNMDTESENRLLDLLHTTLKEKTVLMIVHNMSLLQHFESIIHITGDGTIRQYASYKEVVQCEPTFFETAS, encoded by the coding sequence ATGCCATTCAATCAAAATAAACAGATTATTTCACGCATCATTACACTTTTTTCTTTTTATAAAAGAAAACTGGCGTTGATTTTGTTGTGCCTTGTAGTTTTTACCGCAGCTTCCATAGCATATCCGCTTTTGAACAAAATGCTTATTGATGACGGCGTACTAAAACAAGATTTCACGACAGTATGTATCATTGTTGCAATGATGTTGGGCACGATCATACTCAGTTCACTGGCTGAGATGCTTAAGGAATTTTTGCGGGCGGACATCGCCTCCGGAATACATCAGAAACTAGTTAAAGATGCATTTGATAGTTTCTTACGCGTAGATATCGCGTATTTCACAAAGAAAAACAGTGCGGAAATGCTCAATGATTTAACTACGGACATTGGTAACCTTAATAAGATTTGCGACAACTCAGTTTTTTTTGTGGTAACACAATTGCTTACTTTTTGTGGCGGAATTGTCGGATTGTTTGTAATTGACCAACGACTCGCTATGCTTGTTTTTCTTTTTATTCCAGTCAAATACTTGTGCGTTCATTACTTTTCCAACAGACAAAAAAAACAGTTTAACGTTCTATTAAATTTTATCACGTCCTTCGGACATTGGTTTGGAGACAGTTTGAATGGCATCAAGGATATCCGTTTGTTCGGTATCCAAAATAAGATGCAGGATGAAGCTGCAAAGCAGGTTTTTTCTGTAGCTAATGCTCAACGCAAGGTAACCATTCTGCAAAGCATGAATTTATGCTCTGAAGTTTTTTTTATACACAGCTTGGAAGCAATTTTACTGCTGACAGGTGCATATTTTATCTTGGATAATTCTCTTACTATGGGGAGCTTGTTTGCATTTATCAGCTACAGCATACAAGTGCTTGACCCCATTTCTGCCGTTCTTAATATTAAATTTTTACTTTCTGGCATTATCCCTTCCGCAGAGCGCTATTTTCTTTTACTCGATCACAGTTCTGAACATTGTGAGCAGGGAGGCAGTGAGTCCGTTCCTGAATTTTGTGAGCTGGCTTTCAAGAATGTCTCATTTGCCTATGGTGATAAGTATGTTTTGAAAGATGCGAATTTAACGGTAGGACAAGGTGAGAAAATTGCCATCATCGGACAAAATGGTGCAGGTAAATCCACAGTATTTTCTTTGATCGAACGTTTCTTTAAGCCGAATCAGGGCATAATTACTCTAAATGGAAAAGATATCAGCGAGTATGACTTGCAAAAATATCGCGCATCTTTTTCTGCTATCGGGCAAGACAGTTTTTTGTTCAATCGATCCGTTCTCGATAATCTTTGTATGTCTGTCTCATATTCTGAAAACAATTTGATTGAGAGAATAAAAGAGTGTGGGCTACAAGAGCTACAGATGGCATCTTCAGTGGGGGAAAACGGCAAGCAGTTGTCCGGTGGGCAACGTCAAAAAATTCTTCTGGCACGAGCATTACTACGCAATACCAGCTGGTACCTGTTTGATGAAGCCACATCCAACATGGATACAGAGTCTGAAAACAGATTGCTGGATCTGCTCCATACTACCCTTAAAGAAAAAACCGTCCTGATGATTGTGCACAATATGAGTTTACTTCAGCATTTTGAATCAATTATCCATATTACGGGTGATGGTACTATCCGCCAATACGCCTCGTATAAAGAAGTAGTCCAGTGTGAACCAACCTTTTTTGAGACTGCCAGCTAA
- a CDS encoding plasma-membrane proton-efflux P-type ATPase, with protein MTEQHKSVDQVFSELSSSMNGLTSEEVEKRLEKYGQNALIEKKANPLLKLLGFFWGPIPWMIEVAALLSAIVGRWADFVIIVVLLLFNAAIGFFEEHKASNALDALKSQLALKARALRDNTWGEVEANNLVPGDIVRLRLGDVIPADVVLVNGDYISVDQAALTGESLPVTKGVGDTAYSGSVAKQGEMIAVVSGTGSNTFFGRTAKLVESAGAVSHFQKAVLSIGNYLIYLTLAMVAVLILVGLDRGERPLELVQFALILTVAAIPVAMPAVLSVTMAVGGLALSKMDAIVSRLEAIEEMAGMNILCSDKTGTLTQNKLTLGDSVLFGAKNVEELLLIGSLASKSEDGDSIDLAIMAKLENPDALQQFNQLKFIPFDPVHKRTEAEIKGPEETTFRVTKGAPQTIINLSDLSEADRAKALKDVDDFAAKGFRTLGVARSRNNSSWEYLGTLSLFDPPREDSIETISQANKHGIAVKMVTGDNIAIARETAKKLGLSTNIIEAEAFFDKDEDIQSLSSDIERRIEKADGFAQVFPEHKYGIVKAFQDLGHLTAMTGDGVNDAPALKQADVGVAVSGATDAARAAADLVLTAPGLSVIIRAVEHARMIFERMNSYAIYRITETIRIMLFVVIAILVYNFYPITAIMIILLALLNDIPIMTIAYDNTWLDPKPVQWDMKRVLTVSTVLGVIGVVETFGLLIIAKTWLGLDIAQIQSFIFLKLSVAGHLTLFVARSRKPFWCRPFPAPSMIWSALATKLLATLIVGMGWFMAAVPWEYIGLIWGYCILWIFIEDWTKLIIYDHLKLESPRHKCFLKCLNKSVHHHTHYGVK; from the coding sequence ATGACGGAACAACATAAGAGCGTTGATCAAGTTTTCTCAGAGCTATCATCATCAATGAACGGCCTGACCTCAGAAGAAGTCGAAAAACGGCTGGAAAAATACGGACAAAACGCTTTAATTGAAAAAAAGGCTAACCCGTTACTTAAACTTTTAGGTTTCTTCTGGGGGCCTATTCCATGGATGATCGAAGTAGCTGCCCTGCTATCCGCAATCGTGGGACGCTGGGCAGACTTTGTAATTATTGTAGTGCTGCTACTGTTTAATGCTGCTATCGGATTTTTTGAAGAGCATAAGGCATCCAATGCGCTGGATGCTTTGAAAAGTCAGCTGGCTCTCAAAGCTCGTGCATTGCGGGACAACACATGGGGAGAAGTTGAAGCAAATAATCTGGTACCCGGCGATATTGTACGCCTACGTCTGGGAGACGTCATTCCAGCAGATGTTGTTCTTGTAAATGGAGATTATATCAGCGTAGACCAAGCCGCCCTTACTGGAGAATCCCTGCCCGTCACAAAAGGGGTGGGTGACACAGCATATTCCGGTTCAGTTGCAAAACAGGGAGAAATGATTGCAGTGGTCTCCGGAACCGGATCCAACACCTTTTTTGGACGCACCGCAAAATTGGTAGAATCTGCAGGTGCAGTCTCACACTTCCAGAAGGCTGTACTCTCCATAGGTAATTACCTAATCTACCTGACTCTTGCTATGGTGGCCGTACTAATTCTTGTAGGTCTTGATCGTGGAGAACGCCCTCTTGAGCTTGTTCAATTTGCACTGATTTTAACTGTAGCCGCTATTCCTGTAGCTATGCCAGCAGTTCTTTCAGTAACTATGGCTGTAGGTGGTCTTGCTCTGTCTAAGATGGACGCCATTGTTTCCCGTCTGGAAGCTATTGAAGAAATGGCCGGAATGAATATTTTATGTTCGGATAAAACAGGCACTCTGACTCAGAACAAACTCACACTAGGAGACTCGGTTCTCTTTGGAGCCAAAAACGTCGAAGAGTTACTTCTAATAGGTTCTCTAGCCAGCAAAAGTGAAGATGGAGATTCTATTGATTTGGCGATCATGGCAAAACTTGAAAATCCAGATGCCCTTCAGCAATTTAACCAACTCAAATTTATCCCGTTTGACCCAGTCCATAAACGAACAGAAGCCGAAATCAAAGGGCCTGAGGAAACAACATTCAGAGTCACTAAAGGAGCCCCACAGACAATAATCAACTTAAGTGACTTGTCCGAAGCAGACAGAGCTAAGGCGTTAAAAGACGTGGATGATTTTGCAGCAAAAGGCTTCCGGACATTAGGTGTAGCTCGCTCCAGAAATAACAGTTCGTGGGAATATCTAGGCACGTTGTCTCTGTTTGATCCTCCTCGAGAGGACTCAATTGAAACTATATCGCAGGCCAATAAACACGGCATCGCAGTAAAGATGGTTACCGGAGACAATATAGCTATAGCCCGAGAGACAGCTAAAAAGTTAGGACTTAGTACTAACATAATTGAGGCTGAAGCTTTTTTTGATAAGGACGAGGATATACAAAGTCTTAGCTCAGATATTGAACGGCGCATTGAGAAAGCCGACGGATTTGCTCAAGTCTTTCCCGAGCACAAGTACGGTATTGTTAAGGCTTTTCAAGATCTAGGGCACCTTACAGCTATGACCGGTGACGGTGTTAATGACGCCCCTGCCTTAAAACAGGCTGACGTGGGGGTTGCCGTCTCTGGAGCCACTGACGCGGCTCGAGCTGCAGCGGATCTGGTTCTCACGGCACCCGGTCTATCCGTTATCATTCGCGCCGTTGAACATGCGCGTATGATCTTTGAACGCATGAATTCCTACGCCATCTACCGCATAACCGAAACCATCCGTATTATGCTCTTCGTGGTCATAGCCATTCTGGTATACAACTTCTATCCTATTACAGCCATAATGATCATCTTGCTGGCACTACTTAATGACATTCCTATCATGACCATAGCCTACGACAACACATGGCTGGATCCCAAACCTGTGCAATGGGATATGAAGCGTGTCTTGACCGTATCCACAGTGCTGGGGGTTATCGGAGTAGTAGAAACTTTCGGTCTACTAATTATTGCGAAAACCTGGCTTGGTCTGGACATAGCTCAGATTCAGTCCTTCATTTTCCTCAAACTTTCCGTGGCCGGACATCTTACCCTCTTTGTAGCTCGTTCCCGCAAACCTTTCTGGTGCAGGCCGTTTCCTGCCCCTTCCATGATCTGGTCCGCTCTGGCTACTAAGCTTCTTGCTACTCTCATAGTAGGAATGGGTTGGTTTATGGCTGCTGTTCCTTGGGAATACATCGGCCTTATCTGGGGCTATTGTATTCTTTGGATATTTATCGAGGATTGGACAAAACTGATCATTTACGACCACTTAAAATTGGAAAGTCCGCGTCACAAATGTTTCCTCAAGTGTCTGAATAAGTCCGTGCATCATCATACGCACTACGGAGTCAAATAG
- a CDS encoding S8 family serine peptidase yields MAAAHVVFIDDGINGSIFDIPLCYDLEFASDTNTFVPRAVHDVKELTHGTTCAAILKKYCHLFRCSSLKVLNNHNGKGDIQALCAALLWCVNHSVDIVTICAGSVNFADADVLQPLISMLSKRSIVVCAQSNIGYMTYPASFSNVIGVQEAELPDEQKLKLCDRPFNGIEVSARGNHTLQCKTLERISTGTGNSFAAPYVTACICSMLYEGYRFHPVQTLEALASYIQMPLFRHAPCFPDWIVNAFVIGDVSGLTEFFFFHVVMEVPLNQYGILRNSASSTRCSEFDTIVLAFDDTMTRAEKQKMIRHVCSMEKHVAIVDSFSVLPPAGFQHKFWSSQKRLPHFPLPKQQSLEAPFIIVYDHTSKTLLRTCAQLAQSFSTDGYHACIATNVPAGTLQRFYYIQYETLQDDSFFRAMEETAQADVHICGVQLLEGAFDKQTASHMDKLADIAIYCSSTDGATICWNSNLDEGRHQWQSSHHIPATSSTGCTEKNFISMVYKTILSTLDC; encoded by the coding sequence ATGGCTGCTGCACATGTTGTTTTTATTGATGACGGGATTAACGGGAGTATTTTCGATATACCGTTATGTTATGATCTTGAATTTGCGTCGGATACAAACACCTTTGTTCCACGTGCAGTTCATGATGTAAAAGAACTGACGCATGGAACAACGTGTGCGGCAATCTTAAAAAAATATTGCCATTTATTTCGGTGCAGTAGCTTAAAAGTTCTCAATAACCATAATGGAAAGGGCGATATTCAAGCTCTATGTGCTGCCCTTTTATGGTGCGTTAATCACTCTGTTGACATTGTCACAATTTGCGCTGGATCTGTTAATTTTGCTGATGCTGATGTCTTACAACCATTGATTTCCATGCTGAGTAAGCGTTCCATAGTTGTCTGTGCTCAATCAAATATCGGCTATATGACGTATCCTGCATCTTTTTCGAATGTTATCGGTGTGCAGGAAGCTGAATTGCCCGACGAACAGAAATTAAAACTCTGCGATCGTCCTTTTAACGGTATTGAGGTCTCCGCACGGGGCAATCATACATTACAATGCAAGACCTTAGAAAGAATTTCAACAGGCACAGGGAATAGCTTTGCTGCACCGTATGTAACGGCCTGTATATGCTCCATGTTATATGAAGGGTACAGGTTTCATCCTGTACAGACACTGGAAGCATTAGCTTCATATATTCAAATGCCACTGTTCAGGCATGCGCCTTGTTTTCCTGACTGGATTGTTAATGCATTCGTTATTGGCGATGTGAGCGGCTTAACAGAGTTCTTCTTTTTTCATGTGGTCATGGAAGTGCCTCTGAACCAGTATGGTATATTGCGTAATAGTGCATCATCAACACGGTGTAGTGAGTTTGACACCATAGTTTTGGCTTTTGATGACACTATGACACGGGCTGAGAAACAAAAAATGATACGCCACGTATGCAGTATGGAAAAACATGTCGCGATTGTTGACAGCTTCTCTGTACTTCCCCCTGCAGGTTTCCAACATAAGTTTTGGAGCTCACAGAAGCGTCTGCCGCATTTTCCTCTCCCGAAACAGCAGTCTTTAGAGGCTCCATTCATCATAGTCTATGATCACACTTCAAAGACATTGTTGCGAACTTGCGCACAATTAGCACAGAGTTTCTCCACGGACGGATATCATGCTTGCATAGCGACCAATGTACCTGCGGGAACTCTGCAACGTTTTTACTATATTCAGTACGAAACACTACAAGATGACTCCTTTTTTCGAGCAATGGAAGAAACTGCACAAGCAGATGTGCATATTTGTGGAGTCCAGCTTTTAGAAGGTGCGTTTGATAAGCAGACAGCGTCCCATATGGACAAACTTGCTGATATCGCAATTTATTGCAGCAGTACTGATGGGGCGACAATATGCTGGAATAGCAACTTGGACGAAGGTCGACATCAATGGCAATCATCACATCATATTCCAGCAACAAGTAGCACTGGTTGCACGGAAAAAAACTTTATTAGCATGGTATACAAAACCATTTTATCAACACTGGATTGCTGA
- a CDS encoding iron-sulfur cluster assembly scaffold protein, whose amino-acid sequence MPSFDEIVNELQGKINNETIEAFGQAGFERWRNPPHRGKPAKANYEGASTGGCGETIRIFLYIDDDRVCDAGFATDGCGSSMISGSMAAELAVGKPCDDLAAITGETVLEGLGGADCLPVDDQHCAWLAANALHEAVGDYYKQTVKRKK is encoded by the coding sequence GTGCCCAGTTTTGATGAAATTGTGAATGAACTTCAGGGTAAAATTAATAACGAAACCATTGAGGCCTTTGGGCAGGCGGGGTTTGAGCGTTGGCGCAACCCGCCGCATCGGGGAAAACCCGCCAAGGCTAACTATGAGGGCGCATCCACTGGGGGGTGCGGTGAGACTATACGAATATTCCTGTATATTGACGACGACAGAGTCTGTGATGCCGGGTTCGCTACTGACGGCTGCGGTTCCAGCATGATCAGCGGGTCCATGGCTGCGGAGCTGGCCGTGGGCAAGCCTTGTGACGACCTTGCTGCAATCACGGGAGAGACTGTTCTTGAAGGTTTGGGAGGGGCTGACTGTCTGCCTGTTGATGACCAGCATTGCGCTTGGTTAGCAGCCAACGCCTTGCATGAGGCCGTGGGAGACTATTATAAACAAACCGTGAAACGTAAAAAATGA
- a CDS encoding CLI_3235 family bacteriocin precursor: MKKLAKKNQNTTNTVSAFSSCYCSYCSCYIRNTRYSITYSIKRSNSVH; this comes from the coding sequence ATGAAAAAACTTGCTAAAAAAAACCAAAATACAACTAACACAGTTTCTGCATTCAGCTCTTGCTACTGCTCTTACTGCTCTTGTTACATACGTAACACCCGCTACAGCATTACTTATTCTATAAAAAGAAGCAACTCTGTTCACTAG
- the ccpM gene encoding Cys-rich peptide radical SAM maturase CcpM has protein sequence MQELSKALVHPFCTPRNYYLFDGNKNAVIKVPKNIHALFDKKTETQLSNDDTLFLKKLYGEGYLHPSPVCQIEHQYEQILNEILCRRVEGITLQVTQQCNLRCKYCIYSGSYKSREHSGKKMSFEMAKKGIDFVLQRSVDIPTVAINFYGGEPLLAFDLMKKVVAYAKKSAEGKKVFFNVTTNGTLFTDENIRFLSENAFSVMISLDGSKEVHDKNRVFAASGKGTFDAIMHNLQHIKTHFPEFYKRIIFNAVIDPTLGKACTNNFFITSKELEGAQVTASLVSMQYKKDEVIVPDSFFIDEEIDKFKLLLHKLQRVDGKYISAIMAEKFQQIQTRMYLVRQHYSSLPEKCHPGGPCVPGATKLFMNVDGELYPCERVSETSKNTCIGHIDTGFDMQQVSKILNIARLTEDVCKKCWAFIHCYQCVAVADDIDSLSKQKRLEECSSVKYLTHEILRDYCTLLEHGYVFENEKTTLQAWG, from the coding sequence ATGCAAGAACTATCGAAAGCTCTAGTGCACCCTTTTTGCACTCCACGTAATTACTACCTCTTCGACGGCAACAAAAATGCTGTGATAAAAGTTCCAAAGAATATTCATGCACTTTTTGATAAAAAAACAGAAACGCAGTTATCTAATGACGATACTCTTTTTTTAAAAAAATTGTACGGAGAAGGTTACCTTCATCCTTCCCCTGTTTGTCAAATTGAACATCAATACGAACAAATTCTAAATGAAATTTTATGCCGAAGAGTTGAAGGCATTACACTTCAGGTTACTCAGCAATGCAATCTGCGATGCAAATACTGCATCTACTCAGGAAGTTATAAGAGTAGGGAACATAGCGGAAAAAAAATGTCCTTTGAAATGGCAAAGAAAGGCATTGATTTTGTTCTGCAGCGTTCGGTTGATATTCCGACAGTAGCAATCAATTTCTATGGCGGGGAGCCTCTGCTTGCTTTTGATTTAATGAAGAAGGTAGTCGCGTACGCAAAAAAAAGTGCGGAAGGTAAAAAGGTTTTCTTTAACGTTACGACAAACGGCACACTCTTTACCGATGAAAATATTAGGTTTTTATCCGAAAATGCCTTTTCAGTTATGATCAGTCTTGATGGTTCAAAGGAAGTACACGATAAAAACCGTGTTTTTGCGGCCTCCGGTAAGGGGACGTTCGATGCCATCATGCATAATCTTCAACATATTAAAACACATTTCCCTGAATTTTATAAACGTATTATCTTTAATGCAGTTATCGATCCGACACTAGGTAAAGCGTGTACAAACAACTTTTTTATAACCAGCAAGGAACTCGAAGGCGCACAAGTAACAGCCAGCCTTGTTTCAATGCAGTATAAGAAAGATGAAGTCATTGTTCCAGACAGCTTTTTTATTGATGAAGAAATAGATAAATTCAAACTGTTACTTCACAAATTACAACGGGTCGATGGGAAGTACATTTCAGCAATCATGGCTGAAAAATTTCAACAAATTCAGACTCGAATGTATTTAGTGCGTCAACATTATTCATCGTTACCAGAGAAATGCCATCCGGGTGGGCCATGCGTTCCCGGAGCGACAAAGCTTTTTATGAATGTGGATGGTGAACTCTATCCCTGTGAACGGGTAAGTGAAACATCAAAGAACACGTGTATCGGGCATATCGACACTGGTTTTGATATGCAGCAAGTTTCTAAAATTTTGAACATTGCTCGTCTTACAGAAGATGTATGCAAAAAATGTTGGGCATTTATTCATTGCTATCAGTGTGTTGCGGTTGCGGATGATATTGATTCGTTGTCAAAACAAAAGAGACTTGAGGAATGTAGCAGCGTTAAATATTTAACCCATGAAATTTTACGCGACTACTGCACGCTACTTGAACATGGCTATGTTTTCGAAAATGAAAAAACAACATTACAGGCATGGGGATAA
- a CDS encoding TIGR04066 family peptide maturation system protein has product MAQKTLVYPFDRQFLPILRYADKVKQFDFTALVSPSGWGVCGLDAGVADKGSPLGMTVTNDFEQALEQCETVLFTQSDNHVSKDECLIPRMHLAIERKKNIACTVDLTETERDRLVQKCSEYGVTFQYINKNIEHIQTAKQALRNEIIAQDIHAPVIMVFGLIEQVSKFETQLALEDFLTTQGYKVSLVTSRGYGELVGGNPVPGFMFSKDFTEEEKILLFSNYVKYIEVTESPDVIIIGVPGGLLPATSKITNRFGITAFEMTQGISPDASIICTLYNEYPKEYFSNLTQLLENRFSIDVSGFLLDNITTTFSGYEQDDHFPLLMLEPEVLSSKPFTDMTTTIEIRQKREHFFMKIIDQLAANAEVEVC; this is encoded by the coding sequence ATGGCACAGAAAACTCTTGTATATCCTTTTGACAGACAGTTTCTTCCAATACTGCGCTATGCAGACAAAGTGAAACAATTCGATTTTACCGCGCTGGTTTCTCCTTCCGGTTGGGGAGTGTGCGGGCTGGATGCAGGTGTAGCCGACAAAGGTTCTCCCCTCGGAATGACAGTCACAAATGATTTTGAACAAGCCTTAGAACAATGTGAAACAGTTCTCTTCACACAATCTGACAATCACGTGAGCAAGGATGAATGTCTGATTCCACGTATGCACCTTGCTATAGAACGAAAGAAAAACATTGCCTGTACAGTTGACCTGACAGAAACCGAACGTGATAGGCTTGTACAAAAATGTTCTGAATATGGCGTAACATTTCAGTATATCAATAAAAACATTGAGCACATCCAAACAGCAAAGCAGGCATTGCGTAATGAAATTATTGCGCAAGACATCCATGCTCCTGTTATAATGGTCTTTGGACTTATTGAACAAGTTAGTAAATTTGAAACACAACTTGCACTGGAAGATTTTCTTACAACTCAAGGCTACAAAGTGTCTCTGGTTACTTCCCGGGGATATGGAGAATTGGTTGGAGGAAACCCTGTGCCCGGATTTATGTTCAGCAAAGATTTTACAGAGGAAGAGAAGATTCTTCTCTTCAGTAACTACGTAAAGTATATCGAAGTCACTGAGTCTCCTGACGTCATTATCATCGGCGTACCTGGAGGTTTACTCCCAGCAACATCCAAAATTACAAACAGATTCGGTATTACTGCGTTTGAGATGACGCAGGGAATCTCGCCGGATGCTTCCATTATCTGCACTCTTTATAATGAATATCCAAAAGAATATTTTAGTAACTTAACTCAATTATTAGAGAACAGATTCAGCATCGATGTTTCCGGTTTCCTTCTCGATAATATTACGACTACGTTTTCTGGCTACGAACAGGATGATCATTTTCCGCTTTTGATGCTTGAACCTGAGGTTCTTTCTTCCAAGCCCTTTACGGATATGACTACCACCATTGAAATCCGACAGAAACGGGAACATTTTTTTATGAAGATCATTGACCAGCTCGCTGCAAATGCTGAGGTCGAAGTGTGTTAG